The genomic window CGTAAAAGTAAACTGAAACTTTGGGACTTTGCCGGGGAAGACCTCTACGGCATGTTTTCGCGTTGTGAGAGTATCGTTTCGAATGTCGAAAAACTGCTCAATAGTCCGGTTTACACATTTCATAATAAAATCATGATGAAAGAACCTCTTGTGGGCGGGGCGTGGGAGTGGCACCAGGATTATGGGTACTGGTATAATGACAAAGTCCTTTCCCCTGACCTCGTCAGTGTCATGGTCGCCATCGACCGCGCTAATAAAGAAAATGGCTGCCTTCAGGTCCTCAAGGGTTCACACCGCCTAGGCCGGGTGAACCATGGGACAGTGGGGAATCAAGCTGGTGCAGATTTAGAAAGGGTGGAAGGTGCCAAAAAGCGTTTTGACCTTGTCCATGTGGAGCTCGAAGCCGGCGATGCCTGTTTCTTTCATAGTAATACACTGCATAGCTCTGCGGCCAATGAATCCCCTAATCCCCGGTGGAGTATGATCTGCTGTTATAATGCGGTTTATAACACCCCCTTTGACGGAGGCCAAAGCCACGGGGGGGATTACAGACCGGTTAAGAAAGTGCCTGATTCCAAAATCCTTGAAGTAGGTGCACGCAGCGATTTTTCAGTGGCTAAATGATAGAAACCATTTCTTGGGCGGGGGCATTGGCGATCTTTGCCTCCCGCATGATCCATCCGCCGCCTAAGACCACGTCGTCGTCATAAAGCACACAGGCTTGCCCCGGTGTCACAGCGCGTTGGGGTTCATCAAGTTTGATCAAGGTCTCATTTTCATCGAGGGAAATGACTGTTCCCATGGCCCCCGGGTGTGAATAACGGATTTTGACCGAAGCACGGATGGGGCCTGTAGGCCTTTCGATCCCTGACCAGCTGGCCCGGTCGATCTTAAATTCCGAGACGAAAAGATCCTCTTGGTCACCCACGATGACCCGGCTGGTATCCGGATCGATATCGATGACGTAACGGGGTTTGGGACTGCCCCCGGGTAACCCCTTACGTTGTCCTATGGTAAAGCGTTCGATGCCGTCATGGTCAGCGATGAATTTTCCCTCCTTATCGTAAATACCCCCCTTGGAGAAATTCTCCGCGCCCACCCGTTTTTCGAGGAATGCCGCATAGTCATTACCGGGAACAAAACAAATCTCGAAGCTGTCTTCCTTGTCATAGGTTTTCAGCCCGAGCTCCTTCGCGATAGCCCTGATTTCAGGTTTGGTTTTATCACCCAAAGGCATGACTGAATGACGGAGTTGTTCCTGATCGAGGCTGAAAAGGAAGTAAGACTGGTCTTTTTTACGGTCAGCCCCTTTACGCAAAATCATCCGCCCGTTGCGTTCCTCGATAATCGCATAGTGGCCGGTGGCAACAAAGGTCGCCCCGAGGGATAGGGCTTTTTGTTGGAGGGACCCAAATTTCATGTGTTCATTACACATGACGCAGGGGTTTGGGGTTCGTCCTTTTTTGTATTCGCTCGTGAAATAATCAATGATGATTTTTTCAAATTCCTTGGCCTCATCCACTACGTAGTGGGGCATGCCTAGGGCGTGGCAAACGGCGCGTGCATCGGCGACGGCTTGGGGGCCGCAACACTTCTCCTCGGCATGGCTCATACATTTTTGCCATACCTTCATCGTGATTCCGATGGGCTCATATCCGGCTTGTTTGAGGAAATAGGCGGCGACGGAGGAGTCGACTCCCCCGCTCATTCCAATGATGGCACGTCCTTTTGATGTCATAGAAGTGGCTAATTTAACCGATCCCAGTGCAAATTGCAAAATAAACTCTGGGGGACGGAGCAGAAAAAACGGGAATGCCGGATCTTTTTGAGGCATTCCTGCGAGGGTGATTGGAGGAATTTGCCCGAGGAGGGGATGTGTCCCTAATGCCGGGACAGTCACATCCCATCGGTGTATCCCTATTCTTTGGTTGTACTCACAGTGCCTGATTCAGAGTTATTCCATTGTCGCCCATTAAACCATTTTCCAGAGGTTTTGCGGTTTATCGTATTGCCGTCTTTGGTCGTGACCACATTCCGGTTAGCTGTTTTTCCTGTATCTGTCGTGGCTTCGGAGTCTACTGTCCGGGTGCCATCGCTATTGGTAACAGTTTTATTAAAATCTCCGGAATGTCCGCCGCTGGTTGTGTAGGATCCTGTTGTCGTGTGGCCAGTCTCAGTTTTTGTCACTTCCTTGGTGGTTTCGGTGGTCTGTCCATTCGCGCCGGTATAGGTGCTATTCACCGTTGCGGAACCGTTACCCGTTTTGGTGATATCCTTTTCATAGGTGGAGGTTTCGCCATTGTATCCTGTGTGTGTCCCTTCGGCATGAATCGTATCATCACCGGTTTTTGTCACGGTTCCCTCAGTCGTGGCTGTCTTTCCATCAGCTCGGGTAGTCGTAGTTGATGTCGTTCCGCTTTTGGAGTCCTGATCCCAGTTCTTGTTTGCAGTCCGGGATACTTGGCCTCCTTCGTTATTCTGCCAATTCGTTGTTTTTGTGGAGTGAAGATCACTCCCGTCTTTTTGTCGGGTAGCCGTCCGGTCAAAGGACCCGGTTTTACCGTTGGCGTGGGTCGCCGTTCCTGATTTTTTATGGGTTTTTGCCTCAAGAAGGGGACATTGGGCGA from Verrucomicrobiota bacterium includes these protein-coding regions:
- a CDS encoding phytanoyl-CoA dioxygenase family protein; this encodes MSYTFTQTQIDDFHRDGYVIVRNFFSKEQMDLLLEVTKSDLGIIGTAWDMPDAKGRKSKLKLWDFAGEDLYGMFSRCESIVSNVEKLLNSPVYTFHNKIMMKEPLVGGAWEWHQDYGYWYNDKVLSPDLVSVMVAIDRANKENGCLQVLKGSHRLGRVNHGTVGNQAGADLERVEGAKKRFDLVHVELEAGDACFFHSNTLHSSAANESPNPRWSMICCYNAVYNTPFDGGQSHGGDYRPVKKVPDSKILEVGARSDFSVAK
- the mnmA gene encoding tRNA 2-thiouridine(34) synthase MnmA translates to MTVPALGTHPLLGQIPPITLAGMPQKDPAFPFFLLRPPEFILQFALGSVKLATSMTSKGRAIIGMSGGVDSSVAAYFLKQAGYEPIGITMKVWQKCMSHAEEKCCGPQAVADARAVCHALGMPHYVVDEAKEFEKIIIDYFTSEYKKGRTPNPCVMCNEHMKFGSLQQKALSLGATFVATGHYAIIEERNGRMILRKGADRKKDQSYFLFSLDQEQLRHSVMPLGDKTKPEIRAIAKELGLKTYDKEDSFEICFVPGNDYAAFLEKRVGAENFSKGGIYDKEGKFIADHDGIERFTIGQRKGLPGGSPKPRYVIDIDPDTSRVIVGDQEDLFVSEFKIDRASWSGIERPTGPIRASVKIRYSHPGAMGTVISLDENETLIKLDEPQRAVTPGQACVLYDDDVVLGGGWIMREAKIANAPAQEMVSII